Within Porites lutea chromosome 2, jaPorLute2.1, whole genome shotgun sequence, the genomic segment ttttgcactttctacacgatgcgattggcttaaaagattcgcgccaccttttcatccaatcagaagtaaaaccaaagccaattgtgacgcgctcgcatgcattttcccgcgctttgcgtcagccacatgtaattacttcgagttttgactggttcaatgtattgtctgtgtcctatgtgattggccagagtaattactttggttttggttttacgacactcaaacgaaaaccactctagtttgcaggaaatccaaattagtatgcgggaaatccaagggaaatccAAAATGGGGTTAATTTCCAACATAGTCCACTACTAAGATCAGTTTTGTACACCACAATTTAGACTTCGAGCAGTTTCTCGAGcaatctcttatttttctttgcaaagttactgcacgcaaAACCCAAGCACGCAAGCGGCGATCGAGGGGAGGGCTTATGCCAATCTTAATCCCTTATGATATTTATTGTAGCATAATGTcatggtttgcaatcgcgcggGCTGAGTTAAGAACAAGACGGATTTTGAGAGAAAAGGCAGACTTCAAGGAGTCTAACCACCATTTTAGAGTTGCAAAATAAAGCCTGGAAAAATTCAAGCTTACGCAGGGCTCGCACATGCAAGCCTGAAATCAAGACAATTCATTCCAATTCCCTAACCAAAAGTATTTTGCTTAGGGTATTCCTAAACTATTAGTGAATACATGTAGTACCTtacagagatgtcactgttagATTTCAAGCTGCTGACTGTATGCAAACAGAAGGTGGAGAATTGAACAGCTCAgaagttttgtttattttatttaccttttgtttcctataaAAGTGCCGCCAGGAGGTCCTTCTTATAGAAACCGGGGGATGTAGCATTTCCTGAGGGATAGTTAGAGTTATGAAATCAGGAATATATGAATTTCGTATACTGGAATTGTGGAATGGaacaaaaagacaaagaagATCATTGCAGTTTTTTAACTGCAATGCGTTTTAAAAACGCAGCTTATGCAGTGGTGAATTTCAGGCTTGCCAGGATTCAAACCTTCACCTCTGCAATGCCAATTCAGTGCTCTAACCAACTGAACTTGCAAACTAAATGGCAGCTGTTCATTTTAATATACTGGTTCATGATATACCCTAGAAAGATGAACAACGGATGAAATCATGAATTCATCTACTGGAACCGCGGAATGAAGAGATGAATGCAAAGATAATTAGAATGTGCAGCAAAATATGCAAACACTTCTCACAGGAGACAGTCTCACATGTGCTTACGTTTTTCACTTTCTCTACTCTTCTTGAGGAAACCCTAAAGAATTACTTATTATCTAGGGCAAGCTAAATGGACCGAAGAATGTATTTTCAGGGATTATTTTAAATTGTACATAATGAAATGTTTCTTGAGCGTTTCTCAGGGTAGGCAAACTGATGAGGACAGTTCTAAAGTGcctgtttattttttcagtttctcaGCATAGCTCTGCTTCCAGTGATTCAACTCAGACTGTGTGTGGAGGTGCTCTGGGACCAGACTGGAGCTCAGGACTAACTGTATGTGATATAAACAGTGAAAAGGAAGCTAAAAGACAAGTTTACGTTCGGTACAACTGTGAAGTCAAACACCTGATTGATCCACAGGAACTGAAACAAAGTAATCAAAACGAAGCATCCTCTCCATGGCATGAAACAACTGGGAAGGAATCAGCAGATCTGCCTGATTGGCCAGTGTATGTTCAGCTTACAAATGATGAGATATATGGATGTGATCTTATTGTTTCTGCAACAGGAGTCATTCCAAATACACAACCCTTTGCCTCATGTGCTCCATTTCATATTGCCGATGATGGTGGCCTGTTAGTTGACTCAAATATGCAAACCAATGTTGTAGACGTTTATGCTGCAGGTGATGTTTGCAGCACTGGCTGGAACCCAGCTCCTTGTTGGTTCCAAATGAGGCTGTGGAGTCAGGCACGACAGATGGGAGTGTTTGCAGCTAAGTGTATGATGGCTCATTTATCTAATGAGCAAATATCGACAGATTTTTGCTTTGAACTGTTTACACATGTGACTCAGTTTTTTGGATATAAAGTAGTGTTGTTAGGTAAATACAATGCGCAAGGACTGGGTAGTGACCATGAATTGCTGGTCAGATGTACCAAGGCTGTGGAATACGTCAAAATTGTTCTTCACCGTGGTAAAATGTGTGGAGCTGTTCTTATTGGTGAAACAGAGCTGGAAGAGACTTTTGAGAACTTAATTCTAAATGAAATGGATTTAACTCTTCTGAGGGATCATTTACTAGATCCAGACATAGACATTGAAGATTACTTCGACTGATTAAAACTCGTTGGATAAGTAATTTTGATCTTAACCTGTCATTGAAATATCGCAGTTTACTGTACCTTTTTACAGTTTTCGTCATGTTTATAATAAGAGGTTCGAAGGATTTAAGGGGTTTAaggatttcagaccaaattgcactccactcaatTCAATGAGCATTATAAATCATTAACATTGGTTAATAAAACGTGCGAACCGGACGTAAAGGCCCATGCGAGGCACCGCCTTGTCGAGTGAGAATTATTAGGATAAAATACACGTATAATAAAGTGAAGCCACCAAAAATTCAATTCTAAGATCAGCGCCAGAAACCGGTTTTTTAACAGCGTCCAAGAGCATCGTCTTTTGATATCAAACGTTGTTCGTAAAAGGTTCGAGAgagtacttttttttcttttacaacgAAGTGCTGGAAAGAGGGCGTGTTTGAGAAACTGTTAGTAGGAGCGTTCTAATGCTCCAAGGAGCAGACTAATTCACTAATAGTATGACCAGTTCAGTTCCTAATATATTGTAAATTGGACTATCTGTGTTCTTATTGGCTTAAAGTTTTGAAATCAGCGCAGCCGACAGattaactaatctgtaggttgtgcgcGCAATTCATTATTTCCAAAAGCAAAGTCAAACTGGGCACCGCActggttgtcgaaacgtcagtcactgtcaacaacagcagtcctattcaggactacgttcagccggacgatcatactcaacctacttatgaaatgatgAGTAGAAGAGTAAAAGCAAAACTTCATGacgtggtacaaattgacgtttgccgtaaacgtgattctaaatctcgcttatatatagatttagccaaggctaaaagcgcaGCTTTCTTTTATATACttacaagagactataaaggggacagagagggcatcccccatatacacactattccataggtaattcgtctagagttatttttaacaccacagatctcaagcgggattagacaacagccaatcacatagcgcgaatgtgttccgcgtggatgacccacgctgagagccacgcgtccttcacgaaatgacgcagaacaaaatgggggaagacgcggagagcgattttgctattccttttgtcgacgaaaacgactacagcgagatttctgcgaaagctgtgtcagcgaaaccgaaattaaaaaagaatcgcccttcctctcttgaaTAGaactaacagtagagcagggaaatccttaacacactgaatattctctcaggatcgtttataatttacagtttgaagagagcaatttctagtttgatgtttatttttttcagtctctatagcgattattcctacccacactttgtcaattgtaggcgaaccctcctaaagctgaatttcaagggaccatattcaagctcagacagagaaataaaatttcgtcgttgcttatttacgtcctccataaaacgcgaaattaggcattttcacgtcgtagtggtgcaaaaacgggaaagaaatgaacaaaaaagtgtgttgcacgtgcgaagttgttgttttgctaattaaacctattgtttttttgacgttctagttgtcgtccgcgtcgttggatcttaaactccccaaattgtacaaacgagcggtttcaatagaccggcgaaatttctcattttattaaagcactaaggatacgacaacttcgagttaaactgatttcacgggttgtcaaagagtccagcgattcctttttcccaggtgagcgccgactcatttcgcttcaatattcaggaatgctctcgatctttttacgctttcattgcctctcgcccgacatgctttgcacggcgtttggtcatgcgaaacctccacgaaacatccatgcctcgcgcgaggtaactttatcccgattctaaaaataactcgagacgaattacctatggaatagggtgtatatgggggatgtcctctctgtcccctttatagtctcttgatacttataatttacttaaacaaaaaataaacttgaaaccactgcaaagaaatcttcacattttctcaccaccgccataaattttcatgtttttcttacAACGAAATAAGTCTCCTTTGTTTTATATCTCTCCCTTGAGCTCTTTGTCTGTTATCCACCTCAGTGTAGATATATTAAAATTTGCTCGAAAAAAAGAGTGGGTTTTGTGTtaccttttttctctctaaaagtgCGAATGGCCATGCGATTTACCACCAAAACGCACGAGTGCttaaataagaattttttttcagccgggcccagttgttcgaaggccggttagcgcttaacccggggttaaatttaaccctggtttctttttcttgtgttcaaaagcattttctcggataattttctctcttatttttagagcttccaattatcaacttgtggacaaaaagaattaaaactgaattgctttttacgctttcaaatcttaattcaaatctcgcactaaccctgggttatcttaacccagcttcgaacaactcggCTCAGGCTTACATGTGGGGACGGACGTACGGACCGAGCATGGTCACGTGGTTACTAAATTTCTCGCATCTTCAGGTTACCATCTTACcacgcgcgcgagagctccgctatgacaAAAACGTGGTACATTATCTCTGCAAAATGCAGAAAAACTAAATCAAAGTATGGTGACTTAAATGTGTGGAAACATTTCACTTTCTTTAATTGTACTACAAATCTCCtttcaactgtctttttgtAAGTGCAACTTTTTCTCCTGGCCTGAAAGCTGGCATTCCCAGGTAAGGACAGCTTGCACATCTAAATGCGTCTCCCAAGTAGCACTGTAACAAATACACAATCATGCTACAAGTCTATTACAAATAACATACAGGAGAGAAATGAGTGGTTTCCTAATTATAACATATTTAAGAAGGTAAAGCCTGCCTAGAGTGATCATATTTATACAGGACGTATTCCAAAGATATTCCAGGTATCCACGGTTACCTTAGCTTGGCAGTAAAACTGTCTTCGGGATGGAGTTAAGGCCTCAATATAAGTTTGATCTACCACAGGACAAGCACACGGGAAAATGAAGTCTATTTGTTAAACGACATCTTGGACAAGAGTTCTGCCTGGGGGTTTGTACATTTGATTTTCAAGTCAGGTCTGCTGCCTGTCCTGCCTGGTTATTTTTTCAGTCAGGTCTATTGTTATTTGCTGTTTATGATATATAATTTCTCAAGAGACCTGATGTAAAGATtcattatttgcattttaatatcatgaacagaaaacaaacaaaactgtctGGTGAGTGTTTCTGCCAGCTTATGAAATTCTAATTGagaaatctgtttttttttttacgttaccCACTGGAGAGAGCTTAGTTTTTACACCGTTATTAGAGCTATGTGTACAAAGACAGTGCATTGTTTCACGTCTATGTTTTTAGCTGGCGATTGAGCCTGTAACTTCTGACCCGAACTAATTACATTAACATTTAACACTCTGAAGAGAGTTTGGTATCCAAACCCCTTACCACTTTTGCGTCCCTTGGAAAAATTAACCTGGCATGCGTGATTTCGTTTTTGGACTCACGTTGACTGGATAACTGATTAAACACCCTTGTTTAATATATTATACCACACTATACTCACACTTCCACAGGATGATGTGACAGTCGTCTTAGCCGAAGCTTTTTCTTGATCAATTTCTTCTGCTAAACCACAAGTACTATCAGAAAATTATACATTAGAACAATTTGACATGACGGTACGACTTGagatttcaaagcaaaaaaatgagACTATGGTTACACTAAGTTACAACCTTAGCTAAAGAAGGTCAATGAACAAGCAGAACCTGTATAGGAATTATTGTGCTTTCTCACCAATTCTTGCAGGCCTTTTTCTTGCCCGCTTTGTTTGTCCCACAATCACCTAAAACATGTACATATACATTTATCAAATCACCTTTCGTATTGTCTAGTCGTTAGACATAAGCAAACGCTAATCGGGCCTACTGCTCTGACTGCTCAGTGCTATCATCACTTATAGAATCGTACATATAATAACTACAAAAATTTACTACAACTAATGGACGGGTGTCATCAAGTAACGTTTAAAAACCGACCAGCAGTACTTTATCAATAAAAGACGCACTGTAAGAGGgcaagcagtggcggatccagcggagccccccccccccccccctcccccgttaTTTTTAGAGTAAACTGAGGCCCGCAGGGCCGAAAAAATGTTGTGGAGACCGGGccgccccccttatctcaggttctggatgaccgggctcccccttatctcaaggtctatATCCGGCACTGGCAAGTCATCTTGGAGAGCTGAAATACGTACAAACCGGCTTCTACTTTGTTCCCGGGCGTAATCAGCTTATAGATAACTTAAAGAAGGAGCAAGCATTAAAATAGCCGGGTAATTATATCAGCCTGGTTTGTAGCTTTGTAACTAAAATGATAGGTTTGGACAAGACATGCATGTCTAGACATTGTAAAAGTAAACATAAATTTCCAAAAACAAATGATATGTTGCTGCATAAACTTCACACTGTAACAGAACTGTGAAATGGACTGTTGATCATGAAATTACTTATAAAAGTTGTAATTTAAGAATTATAAAATGGATGCCCCTGGAATTCCCTTTTAGATGCTTGATATGTCCTCTACCCTTGTACCACTGCAAAATAGTCACATTTGAAAAGGTCAGCTCTACAAAGAGTTTTGTTTGATTGCGATGTGTCCAACAGCAAAAAACAGAGAGACACTGACATACTTTTAAGTGATGCAGGGTCAGGTTTTTGCAAGTCTTTGTCATCGAGGAGAGTGTCTGAGTCAACAATATCCTACAAAAGTAAGTGCACCGGAAAATCACATTAAACATAGATACTGAccaaatggaaataaaaagttTGACAGTAAGTGCCAGAAAACGGCAGAATGCCCGAGCGCATGCAGAAGAATTGTGCCTTGTTCTCAACCTTACATAACAGGTTCAAGCACTCGAGCTGTTgctcaaaataaaacaaatatgcaAATGCTCAATTTCATACATATTATGAATTTCCGTGTTAATGTTCTACATGCAATTCCGCAGGTCATGTCAATACCGTATGTATGATATTCATGAGCTTTGCCTTTCTAAACAATTAGCCATTGGcaatgttgttgttgtggttacATATCAATTATTAAgatggctgaacacagttttgtcaGTTATcaagtatatgtcatttgccaaattatggcaagagaaaggttgcagctcactaGCGGAAatttggcaagtgaaaaatatactgatgaaagattttgattgacaggtaaaatgtgacgttttcgtagtttccatagCAACACGAACGATTGCAtccaaccttaaaatttcacttttgctcagtttaaataaaatttacccattagattttcctatgaacttgcacacagcttactataattaatcattaccatttgaaacttatttgatcaaattttaacagacgggtttttacataatcaataatataattgtactgtaattattatatgtgtcacaaaattcgtctgttcaacctccattttaaaattctcattatttaaaatacgatagaagtaaaaattctgccaaatatcacaaaatttttaatgagtagattttgagaaatcgtcttctgtgtagcattgcttttttcgccgccatgtttgtctaatttaaaacacgcacCGTCACGCGAGCTACTGCTGACCACCCGCAAAACTGTATTTAGCCACCTTAATGTATTAGCATACAGTGCTAAAATGTACTTACAATTTCTTCGTCATCAATGTCCTGAGCTGACAAAGTCCAAATTTTAGCAACATTTTCATCTTTAAACTTAGGTTTGGCTGTGGAGTAATTATATTGCACAAAATATATAGTCgatatgaaatattaaataccagggttgtcactaagatttcaagttgccgggtaaatacaacaagtaggccatCATCAATGTCCTGAGCTGACAAAGTCCAAATTTTAGCAACATTTTCATCTTTAAACTTAGGTTTGGCTGTGGAGTAATTACAATATATAGTCgatatgaaatattaaataccagggttgtcactaagatttcaagttgccgggtaaatacaacaagtaggccgggaatcaaacagctagggatttcgtCTGGTTCTATTTTTCGTCTATTTTCCCATGAAAGTAGCGGGGGATCACGCCCATAGTAgtcgggggaaatccccggccccacctcttaatgacagccctgaaataCCCTTTTCACTTTcactgaataaattaaaataatatataatgaCAAGGACGTTTACAATCTTGCCGAAATACAGTCTGTCACCAGGGAAATTTGAAGAAAGAGCAATGTAACAGTGTCAGCTGGGTTAGCAGCAGAAATTTCAACACATGCTTACAGGCCTCGTTAAGCTTTGTCTGTCGCCCTGGTTATCCACCACTGTTTCAGTGAGCAGGTGCCTGGATTTCTAGCAGTAAACACTCACCGGGTTAGCCCTCCAGTGCAAGACCCTGGGCATTCCATTATAGGATCATCATTGGCAGTCATTTATCTACAAATATATACCAACCTGATTTGACAGGGATTGAAAGTGACAGTTGCGAGCTTGATCCCACTTCAAAGTTTGGTTTAAATGCAACTAGctgtaataaatattaaatattgttgtttttagtaaCAAGCAGATCGTAGGACTAAAAACAGTCTAATGTGTAAATGAGGCTTTAGAAAACAAATAGCAAATCACTAAACACTTCAGAACAGGTGGCTGGAGAGGGTCACAAACAACAACATGTGCAACAGAGaattaaaaagaattatttttattttcaaattttgagAACCACTTTAAATGGTGAAAGTAAAGCCACAAAAATTACATTAACGCTTTTACCAACTGTAACCACTAAATGAAGAAAGTGGTATACATAATATAATACAATACTTTAACACTACACAGCTTTGGTGAGTCCGCAATTTCCTGCTTTTTGATTGGCTCACCAAAGCAGGTTTATCAGGATTTATTGCTCAAGTCAAGTCAACATTAATTAGGCAGAGTAGTATTATCAGCCACTGGCTGGTATCAAGAGGGGCCCTGCATAAACTATGACTAcatgataaaaatttaaaaataaaaaaattacttaaaattatgtaaaaggatttttaaaaagtgaataaaaTGGAAATTACATATCGTCATAAAAATCACATCTTTAAGATAAAGACAAATAGGGGGGCTGCCATAAGGTACAAAGGTGTACATGTATCAATGAggaaaaaaaaggctaaaatgAAGTCTAACAAAGTTCTTAACAATGGAAAGCGATGtaactttttttattgatgCAGAAAGATTATTTAAAAGAACTGCATCTGAATACCTAAACGTGTTTTTTTTC encodes:
- the LOC140927967 gene encoding anamorsin homolog, producing the protein MLPGVKEGDRVLLIWSGIAPPEKLEERVHQLNSVVGPMGKVAVEHEERLKLSSHPQASFDTVLSGTVWPSALIHGLDLLEEVGRILKPNGKLFLLEPTGSTGGLRPLEKVISSLKLAGFISISEGKQVNLTVDQTSELEQRFGDVLTLIELVAFKPNFEVGSSSQLSLSIPVKSAKPKFKDENVAKIWTLSAQDIDDEEIDIVDSDTLLDDKDLQKPDPASLKSDCGTNKAGKKKACKNCTCGLAEEIDQEKASAKTTVTSSCGSCYLGDAFRCASCPYLGMPAFRPGEKVALTKRQLKGDL
- the LOC140927962 gene encoding pyridine nucleotide-disulfide oxidoreductase domain-containing protein 1-like, which gives rise to MNCTFVVVGGGIAGVSCVEQLSQICAKETITFITARDVVKAAHNLKTYGRTLEEFDVKEQSANSVFNHCPNVVIVQSQVVAFNPEEHWILTDKDEKFVYKKLCICTGGRPNIIYKSPFVVGIRDTESVQQLKDKLSKARRVLIVGNGGIALELVYELYGCQVLWAIKDDAIGNAFFDKGAATFFLPHLESNLPVAMANQKCMESYVKRMKYGIETSLSSVSQHSSASSDSTQTVCGGALGPDWSSGLTVCDINSEKEAKRQVYVRYNCEVKHLIDPQELKQSNQNEASSPWHETTGKESADLPDWPVYVQLTNDEIYGCDLIVSATGVIPNTQPFASCAPFHIADDGGLLVDSNMQTNVVDVYAAGDVCSTGWNPAPCWFQMRLWSQARQMGVFAAKCMMAHLSNEQISTDFCFELFTHVTQFFGYKVVLLGKYNAQGLGSDHELLVRCTKAVEYVKIVLHRGKMCGAVLIGETELEETFENLILNEMDLTLLRDHLLDPDIDIEDYFD